A genomic window from Cupriavidus basilensis includes:
- a CDS encoding MFS transporter, protein MARPAMSQARVLAICQALFTSALSVDLTLTGLVGYTLAPDKALATLPFALITVASALTAIAAAFLIERLGRRIAFSLGGLACCAGGLVSVWAISHHDFVAFCVGTALVGVFQAFARFYRLAAADAAAPVDKPRAISTVLTGGVVAAVCGPAIAAWSSDLMVAQPFAGSYAVVAVFGMATVLLLALGYREPKAHAGAVAADHGAAALPARPLAEIARQPVFLAAFANNGIGNAVMMFVMTATPIAAVACSHTLTQGAQIIEWHLVGMYAPSFFSGWLLQRFGRGPMLMCGIALAAMGSLVALASTALPAFYVALLCLGIGWNFMFVGGTTLLAESYRPAERARTQALAEFCAAALTALATLAAGQVLYRYGWQAVNLAVLPALAVALLVTLGWRRSMPRAAVLAG, encoded by the coding sequence ATGGCACGTCCCGCAATGTCCCAAGCCCGGGTCCTGGCAATCTGCCAGGCCCTGTTTACTTCGGCGCTGTCGGTCGACCTGACCCTGACCGGGCTGGTCGGCTACACGCTCGCGCCCGACAAGGCGCTGGCCACGCTGCCGTTCGCGCTGATCACGGTGGCGTCGGCGCTCACCGCCATCGCGGCCGCCTTCCTCATTGAGCGGCTGGGGCGCCGCATCGCTTTTTCGCTCGGCGGGCTCGCGTGCTGCGCGGGCGGGCTGGTGTCGGTGTGGGCCATCTCACACCATGACTTCGTGGCGTTCTGCGTCGGTACGGCGCTGGTCGGCGTGTTCCAGGCGTTCGCGCGCTTTTACCGGCTGGCCGCGGCGGACGCCGCCGCGCCTGTGGATAAGCCGCGCGCCATTTCCACCGTGCTTACCGGCGGCGTGGTGGCTGCCGTGTGCGGGCCCGCCATCGCCGCGTGGAGCAGCGACCTGATGGTGGCGCAGCCCTTTGCCGGATCGTATGCGGTGGTCGCGGTGTTCGGCATGGCCACGGTCTTGCTGCTGGCGCTTGGCTACCGCGAGCCAAAGGCGCACGCAGGCGCGGTGGCGGCCGATCACGGCGCCGCGGCGTTGCCCGCACGCCCGCTCGCCGAGATCGCGCGCCAGCCGGTATTCCTGGCGGCGTTTGCCAACAACGGCATCGGCAACGCGGTGATGATGTTCGTGATGACCGCCACGCCGATTGCCGCAGTGGCGTGCAGCCATACCCTCACGCAGGGCGCGCAGATCATCGAGTGGCATCTGGTGGGCATGTACGCGCCGTCCTTCTTCTCCGGCTGGCTGCTGCAGCGCTTCGGGCGCGGGCCGATGCTGATGTGCGGCATCGCGCTCGCTGCAATGGGTTCGCTCGTGGCCCTGGCCTCGACGGCGTTGCCTGCCTTTTATGTCGCCTTGTTATGCCTTGGCATTGGCTGGAATTTCATGTTTGTCGGCGGCACCACGCTGCTGGCGGAAAGCTACCGGCCCGCCGAGCGCGCGCGGACCCAGGCGTTGGCCGAATTCTGCGCCGCCGCGCTGACCGCGCTGGCCACGCTCGCGGCCGGGCAGGTGCTTTACCGCTATGGCTGGCAGGCCGTCAACCTCGCCGTGCTGCCAGCGCTGGCGGTGGCGCTGCTGGTCACGCTAGGCTGGCGGCGCAGCATGCCGCGCGCGGCGGTGCTGGCCGGATAA
- a CDS encoding GlxA family transcriptional regulator, with protein sequence MPASHPLPNDPPRIVVLVAPDPAQELDVTGPSAVFGHANRLPGRASPAYDIRIASVRDDGLVCTESGIRLLADAPYHRIGDMLPGPIDTLLIAGGSGHAAAADDARLIAWIRTQAPRVRRLGAVCTGAFVLARTGLLDRHRATTHWRHAARFAQRHPLVQVDPDPIWIRAGDLYTSAGVTAGMDLALALVEDDLGHAASLAVARELVLFLRRPGSQAQFSTLLQAQSAQSPELRELQAWMAEHLARDLSVQVLAERVAMSPRNFARVFARQVGETPARYVERLRVEAVRRMLEEDGRRLDGIARATGFANADVMRQAFQRHVQTTPERYRAAFRAQPEEPAKGLRP encoded by the coding sequence ATGCCTGCCAGCCATCCCTTGCCGAATGATCCGCCGCGCATCGTCGTGCTCGTCGCGCCGGACCCCGCGCAGGAACTCGACGTGACCGGGCCCAGCGCGGTCTTCGGCCATGCCAACCGGCTCCCCGGCCGGGCCTCGCCGGCCTACGACATCCGCATTGCCAGCGTGCGCGACGACGGCCTGGTGTGCACCGAAAGCGGGATCCGGCTGCTGGCCGACGCGCCGTATCATCGCATCGGCGACATGCTGCCCGGGCCGATCGACACCTTGCTGATCGCCGGCGGCTCAGGCCACGCCGCGGCAGCCGACGACGCGCGCCTGATCGCCTGGATCCGTACGCAGGCACCACGCGTGCGCCGCCTCGGCGCGGTCTGCACCGGCGCGTTCGTGCTGGCGCGCACCGGGCTGCTGGACCGCCATCGCGCCACCACGCACTGGCGCCACGCCGCGCGGTTCGCGCAGCGCCATCCGCTGGTACAGGTGGACCCGGACCCGATCTGGATCCGCGCGGGCGATCTGTACACCTCGGCCGGCGTGACCGCCGGCATGGACCTGGCGCTGGCCTTGGTGGAGGACGATCTCGGCCATGCTGCTTCGCTGGCCGTGGCGCGCGAGCTGGTGCTGTTCCTGCGCCGTCCCGGCAGCCAGGCACAGTTCTCCACGCTGCTGCAGGCCCAGAGCGCGCAAAGCCCGGAGTTGCGTGAATTACAGGCCTGGATGGCGGAGCACCTGGCGCGCGACCTGTCGGTGCAGGTGCTGGCCGAGCGCGTGGCGATGAGCCCGCGCAACTTCGCGCGCGTGTTCGCGCGGCAGGTCGGCGAGACGCCGGCGCGCTACGTGGAGCGGCTACGTGTGGAAGCGGTGCGCAGGATGCTGGAGGAAGATGGGCGACGCCTGGATGGCATCGCCCGTGCGACTGGATTTGCCAATGCCGACGTGATGCGCCAGGCGTTCCAGCGGCATGTGCAAACCACCCCGGAACGCTATCGGGCAGCGTTCCGGGCGCAGCCAGAGGAGCCCGCCAAGGGCCTCAGGCCTTAG